A single Pseudodesulfovibrio aespoeensis Aspo-2 DNA region contains:
- a CDS encoding EAL domain-containing protein encodes MKAPKLFLKPLLFMVVIFGLISLVTSVTFGNRLKREMTREHESKALALADSVAESDIVTILSQDAGGVQARIDRYQRIAGVSYVLVADERGEIMAHTFVPDVPKVVRALVAGTAQLPGDEVVLRDIVYGDNRYLHVSRPILAGLAGSVHIGMDSEIIARHIREAVLEQQLVTLVLFGASLLVAFVFILNISKPLNLLAEYAGRVAAKDFDSVPEINSRDEVGQLARAMRSMARHIAELVGNLEDRVRSKTQELQEARDALRQKVDERTSELLRANTQLKIEIAERKVIGDALRKAEKKYRTIFENALEGIYQTSPSGRFLSANPSLARILGFKSADEMMGSVYDIGTQMYLEPGRRKEFLRLIEETGEVKNFVSKVRRRDGRIIWISENARRITDADGSVMCYEGSVEDITLRKKAEDQLKRQAFHDPLTGLPNRALFLDHLRMAMERGRRRRHLFAVIYMDLDRFKVINDSLGHETGDELLRSVARVLEKCGRSVDTIARFGGDEFAILIEEISASRDAIAIARRILDGVRQPFTINGNEVFTSASLGIVLKTDGYDRPEALLRDADTAMYRAKEHGKSRFKVFNQKMHDQALRLMALETDLRRAVDLREFEVAYQPIVCLDTRRVCGFEALVRWRHPEHGVILPGDFISLAEDTGLIYAIDNFVLVAACAQVKLWQTTFGHLMGELLTLNINISGKHFGQPMLLSQVTRALDDSGLNPQALNIEITESALMDNPAVAEEVLKQLKSLGAKVCIDDFGTGYSSLSYLQRFPIDVVKVDRSFIDGVEGNLDSQAIVRTVFSLGESLGLKIVAEGVETPAQLAFLENEGCRYVQGFLFYRPLSATEVDELLAGGSIGS; translated from the coding sequence ATGAAAGCGCCAAAGCTCTTCCTCAAGCCGCTGTTGTTCATGGTGGTCATCTTCGGACTGATCTCCCTGGTCACGTCCGTGACCTTTGGCAACCGGCTCAAGCGGGAGATGACGCGCGAGCACGAGTCCAAGGCCCTGGCCCTGGCCGACAGCGTGGCCGAGTCTGACATCGTCACCATTCTCAGTCAGGATGCAGGCGGCGTGCAGGCGCGCATTGACCGCTACCAGCGCATCGCCGGGGTTTCCTACGTGCTGGTGGCCGATGAGCGCGGCGAAATCATGGCCCATACCTTTGTCCCTGACGTGCCCAAGGTGGTGCGCGCCCTGGTGGCCGGGACCGCACAGCTGCCCGGTGACGAGGTTGTGCTGCGCGACATCGTCTACGGCGACAACCGGTATCTCCATGTCTCAAGGCCCATCCTCGCCGGGCTGGCCGGGTCGGTCCACATCGGCATGGATTCCGAAATCATCGCCAGACACATCCGGGAGGCGGTGCTGGAGCAGCAACTGGTCACCCTTGTCCTGTTCGGGGCCAGCCTGCTCGTGGCCTTTGTCTTCATCCTCAACATTTCCAAGCCGCTCAACCTGCTGGCCGAGTATGCGGGCCGGGTGGCGGCCAAGGATTTCGACAGCGTTCCCGAGATTAACTCCCGCGACGAGGTGGGCCAGCTGGCCAGGGCCATGCGCTCCATGGCCAGGCATATAGCCGAGTTGGTGGGCAACCTCGAGGACCGGGTGCGCAGCAAGACCCAGGAGTTGCAGGAGGCGCGCGACGCCTTGCGCCAGAAGGTGGACGAGCGCACCAGCGAGCTGTTGCGGGCCAACACCCAGCTCAAGATCGAGATTGCCGAGCGCAAGGTCATCGGCGACGCCCTGCGCAAGGCCGAGAAGAAATACCGGACCATCTTCGAGAACGCCCTTGAGGGCATCTACCAGACCTCGCCCAGTGGCCGTTTCCTGAGCGCCAATCCGTCGCTGGCGCGCATCCTCGGCTTCAAGTCCGCCGACGAGATGATGGGCTCGGTCTATGACATCGGCACCCAGATGTACCTGGAGCCGGGTCGGCGCAAGGAGTTCCTGCGCCTGATCGAGGAGACCGGGGAGGTCAAGAATTTCGTCTCCAAGGTACGGCGGCGCGATGGCCGCATCATCTGGATATCCGAGAACGCCCGGCGCATCACCGACGCCGACGGCTCTGTCATGTGCTACGAGGGCTCGGTGGAGGACATCACCCTGCGCAAGAAGGCAGAGGACCAGCTCAAGCGGCAGGCGTTTCACGATCCGCTCACCGGCCTGCCCAACCGCGCCCTGTTCCTGGACCACCTGCGCATGGCCATGGAGCGCGGTCGGCGGCGCAGGCACCTGTTCGCGGTCATCTACATGGACCTTGACCGGTTCAAGGTCATCAACGACTCCCTGGGGCACGAGACGGGCGATGAACTGTTGCGCAGCGTGGCCCGCGTGCTGGAGAAGTGTGGCCGGTCCGTGGACACCATCGCCCGGTTCGGCGGCGACGAGTTCGCCATCCTGATCGAGGAGATATCAGCGTCCAGAGACGCCATCGCCATTGCGCGGCGCATTCTCGACGGCGTGCGCCAGCCCTTCACCATCAACGGCAACGAGGTTTTCACCTCGGCCTCGCTGGGCATCGTGCTCAAGACCGACGGCTATGACCGGCCCGAGGCGCTGCTGCGCGATGCGGATACGGCCATGTACCGGGCCAAGGAGCACGGCAAGTCCCGCTTCAAGGTCTTCAACCAGAAGATGCACGATCAGGCCCTGCGGCTCATGGCCCTGGAGACGGACCTGCGCCGGGCCGTGGATCTGCGCGAGTTCGAGGTGGCCTACCAGCCCATCGTCTGCCTCGACACGCGCCGGGTGTGCGGGTTCGAGGCGTTGGTCCGGTGGCGGCATCCGGAGCACGGCGTCATCCTGCCCGGCGATTTCATCTCCCTGGCCGAGGATACCGGCCTCATCTATGCCATAGACAATTTCGTGCTGGTGGCCGCCTGCGCCCAGGTCAAGCTGTGGCAGACCACCTTCGGGCACCTGATGGGCGAGCTGTTGACGCTGAACATCAACATCTCCGGCAAGCACTTTGGCCAGCCCATGCTGCTCAGTCAGGTGACGCGCGCCCTGGACGACTCCGGCCTGAATCCCCAGGCGCTCAACATCGAAATCACCGAGAGCGCGCTCATGGACAACCCGGCAGTGGCCGAGGAGGTGCTCAAGCAGCTCAAGTCCCTCGGGGCCAAGGTGTGCATCGACGATTTCGGCACCGGCTACTCATCCCTGTCCTACCTGCAACGTTTCCCCATCGACGTGGTCAAGGTGGACCGCTCGTTCATCGACGGCGTGGAGGGCAACCTGGACAGCCAGGCCATCGTGCGCACGGTCTTTTCCCTGGGAGAGTCCCTGGGGCTCAAGATCGTGGCCGAGGGCGTGGAGACCCCGGCTCAGCTCGCCTTCCTCGAGAACGAAGGGTGCCGCTATGTCCAGGGGTTCCTCTTCTACAGGCCGCTCTCGGCGACCGAGGTGGACGAGCTGCTGGCGGGCGGCTCCATCGGCTCCTGA
- a CDS encoding tetratricopeptide repeat protein, whose protein sequence is MTIPTQEGLIEGVFSIERMARIGTGATAKRVSQTALYYARQMDESTIELQGLNQKNVPFGPTEQITKEQLLADYLPMPQLFKEVVGNLRQVQKAVARGDKFRKRGETFTAEYEYANALNLDEQNVRANFGIGLCLLARDETDKAKQVFERILGIDSAFADEHKHLFNEYGIELRKKKLFGQAVDYYRRALSLSDDDENLWYNLARAHFERGDFAKALEGVTRCLELDNGHDEGRKMLDYMTRKGLA, encoded by the coding sequence ATGACCATACCCACCCAGGAAGGACTCATAGAGGGCGTTTTCTCCATCGAACGCATGGCCAGGATAGGCACCGGGGCCACGGCCAAGCGGGTCAGCCAGACCGCTTTGTACTACGCCCGGCAGATGGACGAATCGACCATCGAGTTGCAGGGGCTCAATCAGAAGAATGTCCCTTTTGGCCCCACCGAGCAGATCACCAAGGAACAACTGCTGGCCGACTACCTGCCCATGCCCCAGCTTTTCAAGGAGGTGGTGGGCAACCTGCGCCAGGTCCAGAAGGCAGTGGCCCGCGGCGACAAGTTTCGCAAGCGCGGCGAGACGTTTACGGCGGAGTACGAGTACGCCAACGCCCTCAACCTCGACGAGCAGAACGTGCGCGCCAACTTCGGCATCGGCCTGTGCCTGCTGGCCCGCGACGAGACGGACAAGGCCAAGCAGGTCTTCGAGCGCATCCTGGGCATCGACTCCGCCTTTGCCGACGAGCACAAGCACCTGTTCAACGAATACGGCATCGAATTGCGCAAGAAAAAGCTCTTTGGCCAGGCCGTGGACTATTACCGCCGCGCCCTGTCGTTGTCCGACGACGACGAAAACCTCTGGTACAACCTCGCCCGCGCCCATTTCGAGCGCGGCGACTTTGCCAAGGCCCTGGAGGGCGTGACGCGGTGTCTCGAATTGGACAACGGTCACGACGAGGGCCGCAAGATGCTTGACTACATGACCAGAAAGGGGCTGGCGTAG
- a CDS encoding cobyrinate a,c-diamide synthase, which produces MATIKAFIIAGTHSGCGKTSVSLGIMALLARRGLRVQPFKCGPDFIDPGHHALACAREGRPVSSHNLDGWMLSRETNADIFNRYAAWCDVAVVEGVMGLFDGISGTGEDGSTAQIAKMLGLPVILVVDARSMARSAAAMVSGYARFDPAVNIAGVIFNQVGSDSHAELLMEAMSLLPGIPVLGCLRRDGSIAVPSRHLGLVTAEDDGAGADRYQRLAGWIESGMDLDDVLDRLPDVEAVAPFEPVPELGSVTIGVARDAAFCFYYEENLRLLREAGARLVEFSPLSDTHLPPGVQGLYLGGGYPELSAFELGQNTRLRREIKEFCDLGHPVYAECGGFMYLMNDIVTGRGRYAMAGVFPVRADMDEKARALGYREIAISEDTVLGPAGVVARGHEFHYSFIKEGFDPVLMRPVYTMTGRKGRIDAAEGFLHANTLGSYVHLHFGSSPELAASFVNACKSGPLDGHGVPGDPAGEA; this is translated from the coding sequence GTGGCCACGATCAAGGCCTTCATCATCGCCGGGACGCACAGCGGGTGCGGCAAGACCTCGGTTTCGCTCGGAATCATGGCCCTGCTCGCGCGACGTGGCCTGCGCGTCCAGCCCTTCAAGTGCGGGCCGGACTTCATCGATCCCGGTCACCACGCCCTGGCCTGCGCCCGTGAGGGCAGGCCCGTGTCCAGCCACAACCTTGACGGCTGGATGCTCTCGCGCGAGACCAATGCGGACATCTTCAACCGCTACGCCGCCTGGTGCGATGTTGCCGTGGTCGAAGGGGTGATGGGACTGTTCGACGGCATTTCCGGCACTGGCGAGGACGGCTCCACGGCCCAGATCGCCAAGATGCTCGGCCTGCCCGTCATCCTGGTGGTGGACGCCCGGTCCATGGCCCGGTCCGCCGCAGCCATGGTCTCTGGCTATGCCCGTTTCGACCCGGCGGTGAACATCGCGGGCGTGATTTTCAATCAGGTGGGGAGCGACTCCCATGCCGAGCTGCTCATGGAGGCCATGTCCCTGCTGCCGGGTATTCCGGTGTTGGGCTGCCTCAGGCGCGACGGGTCCATTGCCGTGCCCTCGCGCCACCTGGGGCTGGTCACCGCCGAGGACGACGGCGCGGGGGCTGACCGCTATCAGCGGCTGGCCGGGTGGATCGAGTCCGGCATGGACCTGGACGACGTGCTCGACCGCCTGCCCGATGTCGAGGCCGTGGCCCCGTTCGAGCCGGTGCCGGAGCTTGGCAGCGTGACCATCGGCGTGGCCCGCGACGCGGCGTTCTGCTTCTACTACGAGGAGAACCTGCGCCTGCTGCGCGAGGCCGGGGCCAGACTGGTGGAGTTCTCGCCCCTGAGCGACACGCACCTGCCTCCCGGCGTCCAGGGGCTCTACCTGGGCGGCGGCTATCCAGAGCTCTCCGCCTTCGAACTGGGGCAGAACACCCGGCTGCGCAGGGAGATCAAGGAATTCTGCGATCTGGGGCATCCGGTCTACGCCGAGTGCGGCGGCTTCATGTACCTGATGAACGACATCGTCACCGGGCGGGGCCGCTACGCCATGGCCGGTGTCTTCCCCGTGCGCGCCGACATGGACGAAAAGGCCCGCGCCCTGGGCTATCGCGAGATAGCCATCAGCGAGGATACGGTGCTTGGCCCTGCCGGCGTTGTTGCGCGGGGCCACGAATTCCACTACTCGTTCATCAAGGAGGGGTTCGATCCTGTCCTGATGCGGCCCGTCTACACCATGACCGGGCGCAAGGGGCGCATCGACGCGGCAGAGGGATTCCTGCACGCCAACACGCTCGGCTCATATGTCCATCTCCATTTTGGCAGCAGCCCGGAGCTGGCCGCCTCGTTCGTCAACGCCTGCAAGAGTGGGCCGCTTGACGGGCATGGCGTGCCCGGCGACCCCGCCGGGGAAGCCTAG
- a CDS encoding MFS transporter, translating into MPTPHPFTPRPAVGTAATGPATGPATGTAATGPLPGSTRSLWAWAFYDWANSGFAALVQTFVFAAFFARAVAENETVGTALWGNMMGAAGLVIGLGGPLLGAVADRSGRRKPWLAAFSGLCIAATACLWFVRPDPSFVWLGLVLAGLGTIGSEYAMIFYNAMLPGLADERTLGRWSGWGWGLGYAGGVVLLVIALYGFVEPNAWFDLPRAESEHVRAVMPLTALWYLVFCLPLFLLCPDAPSRGIALGRAVAEGAAQLRNSLRRVRDYRDIAVFLLARMLYNDGMTTMFAFGGIYAAGTFGMGPSQIIVFGIGLNVTAGLGAAAFAWLDDRAGPRRTIIVSLIGLIVPGVLILLVESQTLFWIFGLSLGIFVGPVQASSRSYLARVAPEAVRGEMFGLFALSGKLTSFLGPLLVGWLTLASGSQRVGMASVIVLFVLGLAGMMLVPPARAHKGE; encoded by the coding sequence ATGCCGACTCCGCATCCATTCACGCCACGCCCTGCGGTCGGAACCGCGGCGACAGGGCCGGCGACAGGGCCGGCGACAGGAACCGCGGCGACAGGGCCGCTGCCCGGCTCGACCCGCTCCCTGTGGGCCTGGGCCTTCTACGACTGGGCCAATTCCGGCTTCGCCGCCCTGGTCCAGACCTTTGTCTTCGCCGCTTTTTTTGCCCGGGCCGTGGCCGAAAACGAGACCGTGGGCACCGCCCTGTGGGGGAACATGATGGGCGCAGCCGGGCTGGTCATCGGCCTTGGCGGGCCGCTGCTGGGCGCGGTGGCCGACCGCAGCGGGCGGCGCAAGCCATGGCTCGCGGCGTTCAGCGGGCTGTGCATCGCGGCCACGGCCTGCCTCTGGTTCGTGCGGCCCGATCCGTCCTTTGTTTGGCTTGGGCTGGTCCTGGCCGGACTGGGCACCATCGGCTCGGAATACGCCATGATTTTTTACAACGCCATGCTGCCGGGGCTGGCCGATGAGCGAACCCTGGGCCGCTGGTCCGGCTGGGGGTGGGGGCTGGGCTACGCGGGGGGGGTGGTGCTGCTGGTCATCGCCCTGTACGGTTTTGTGGAGCCCAACGCCTGGTTCGACCTGCCGCGGGCCGAGAGTGAGCATGTGCGCGCGGTGATGCCCCTGACGGCCCTGTGGTATCTGGTTTTCTGCCTGCCCCTGTTCCTGCTCTGCCCGGACGCGCCGTCCAGGGGGATCGCCCTTGGCCGGGCCGTGGCCGAGGGAGCGGCCCAGCTGCGCAACTCCCTGCGCCGCGTGCGCGACTATCGCGACATCGCCGTGTTCCTGCTGGCGCGCATGCTCTACAACGATGGCATGACCACCATGTTCGCCTTTGGCGGCATCTATGCAGCCGGAACGTTCGGCATGGGTCCGAGCCAGATCATCGTCTTTGGCATCGGGCTCAACGTCACCGCCGGACTGGGCGCGGCGGCCTTTGCCTGGCTTGATGACCGTGCCGGGCCGCGCAGGACCATCATCGTCTCCCTCATCGGGTTGATCGTGCCGGGTGTGCTCATCCTGCTGGTCGAGAGTCAGACCCTGTTCTGGATTTTCGGCCTGTCCCTCGGCATCTTCGTGGGCCCGGTCCAGGCATCGAGCCGGTCGTACCTGGCGCGGGTGGCCCCGGAGGCGGTGCGCGGCGAGATGTTCGGCCTGTTCGCCCTGTCCGGCAAGCTGACCTCGTTCCTGGGGCCGCTTCTGGTGGGCTGGCTGACCCTGGCCTCGGGCAGCCAGCGCGTGGGTATGGCCTCGGTCATCGTGTTGTTCGTGCTCGGCCTGGCCGGGATGATGCTGGTACCGCCCGCAAGGGCACACAAGGGGGAATGA
- the amrA gene encoding AmmeMemoRadiSam system protein A produces MAKEFGFALADEEKTYLRELVQLSIASRLSPAGAPSGPPEPPTRTLREHLGAFVTLKLGGSLRGCIGNVRGTGELYRTVWDMARSAAFEDPRFPPLTPGEFEAMEYEISILGPIESCPDPELVEVGRHGLIMSRDGHSGLLLPQVPVEWRWDRETFLDQTCVKAGLPRDAWREPATTILWFEAVVF; encoded by the coding sequence ATGGCAAAAGAGTTTGGATTTGCCCTGGCCGACGAGGAGAAGACCTATCTGCGCGAACTGGTCCAGTTGTCCATCGCTTCGCGGCTCAGTCCGGCGGGTGCGCCGTCCGGCCCGCCCGAACCTCCCACCCGGACCCTGCGCGAGCATCTGGGTGCCTTTGTCACCCTCAAGCTCGGCGGCTCGCTGCGCGGCTGCATCGGCAATGTCCGGGGCACGGGCGAGCTGTATCGCACCGTGTGGGACATGGCCCGGTCCGCCGCCTTCGAGGACCCGCGCTTTCCGCCGCTCACGCCCGGCGAGTTCGAGGCCATGGAGTATGAAATCTCCATTCTCGGCCCCATCGAGTCCTGCCCGGACCCGGAGCTGGTGGAGGTGGGCCGTCACGGGTTGATCATGTCGCGCGACGGTCACTCTGGGCTGCTCCTGCCCCAGGTGCCCGTGGAGTGGCGCTGGGACCGCGAGACCTTCCTGGATCAGACCTGCGTCAAGGCCGGGCTGCCGCGCGACGCGTGGCGCGAACCGGCCACCACCATCCTCTGGTTCGAGGCCGTGGTCTTTTGA
- a CDS encoding HD-GYP domain-containing protein, with the protein MIRKVPVEELQPGMHVVKLSSEIWEHLPFLYSKPGVLQSRKQIERISADGYLHAFIQVDGPDESGATLDTLLTGPTQDAPPKPRVPFEQAMQVAEVVYSKAMHHAKRIIHDVKLGRKVDFEASVETVDAIVDSAIHNPDTLLCLSKLSDYDEYTYAHCINVAAISVVFGEYLGLPRDELVRLGLAGMMHDLGKTAVPARIINKRARLTESEFEEIKRHPEYGCDILARQQEVADDILEAVRDHHEKYNGSGYPERRTKKTIAPFARIISLADVYDALTSDRSYKDAILPNKALAIMYGMREQDFDPIEVQRFIKCLGIFPSGSLVRLNTGFYGVVYESNPALPLMPKIKIILDEDLHPIPAELVDLAAAQALGNRDLEILECADPAAYRLSLKPYLTRKG; encoded by the coding sequence ATGATCAGGAAGGTTCCGGTTGAAGAATTGCAGCCCGGGATGCATGTGGTCAAGCTCTCAAGCGAGATCTGGGAGCATCTGCCCTTTCTCTATTCCAAGCCGGGCGTTCTCCAGTCGCGCAAGCAGATCGAGCGCATCAGCGCCGACGGCTACCTGCACGCCTTTATCCAGGTGGACGGCCCGGACGAATCCGGCGCGACCCTCGACACCCTCCTGACCGGGCCGACGCAGGACGCGCCGCCCAAGCCCAGGGTGCCTTTCGAGCAGGCCATGCAGGTGGCCGAGGTCGTCTACTCCAAGGCCATGCACCACGCCAAGCGGATCATCCATGATGTCAAGCTCGGGCGCAAGGTGGACTTTGAGGCCTCGGTGGAGACCGTGGACGCCATCGTCGATTCCGCCATCCACAACCCCGACACCCTGCTGTGTCTCTCCAAGCTCTCGGACTACGACGAGTACACCTACGCCCACTGCATCAACGTGGCCGCCATCTCCGTGGTTTTTGGCGAGTATCTGGGGCTGCCGCGCGACGAGCTGGTCAGGCTCGGACTGGCCGGGATGATGCACGACCTGGGCAAGACCGCGGTGCCCGCCCGGATCATCAACAAGCGCGCCCGGCTCACCGAGAGCGAGTTCGAGGAGATCAAGCGGCACCCGGAGTATGGATGCGACATCCTGGCCCGCCAGCAGGAGGTGGCCGACGACATCCTCGAAGCCGTGCGCGACCACCACGAGAAGTACAACGGCTCAGGCTACCCAGAGCGGCGGACCAAGAAGACCATCGCCCCCTTTGCCCGGATCATCAGCCTGGCCGATGTCTACGACGCCCTGACCAGCGACCGCTCCTACAAGGACGCCATCCTGCCCAACAAGGCTCTGGCCATCATGTACGGCATGCGCGAGCAGGATTTCGATCCCATTGAGGTGCAGAGATTTATCAAGTGCCTGGGCATCTTCCCCTCCGGCAGTCTGGTCAGGCTCAACACCGGCTTTTATGGCGTGGTCTACGAGTCCAACCCGGCTCTGCCGCTGATGCCCAAGATCAAGATCATCCTCGACGAGGACCTGCACCCCATCCCTGCCGAGCTGGTGGATCTGGCCGCGGCCCAGGCCCTGGGCAACAGGGATCTCGAAATTCTGGAGTGCGCCGATCCCGCGGCCTACCGCCTGAGCCTCAAACCCTATCTGACCCGCAAAGGATGA
- a CDS encoding cysteine-rich small domain-containing protein, giving the protein MTVHNSHRFFCNRECRYFPCHRTSRPDEFNCLFCFCPLYFLDDCGGNFTVLESGVKDCTACMVPHTPKGYDHILTRLKERFDAIRKSADAGPDAEQKTRGEEAARDGVKGP; this is encoded by the coding sequence GTGACCGTGCACAACAGCCACCGCTTCTTCTGCAACCGGGAGTGCCGGTACTTCCCCTGCCACAGGACGAGCAGGCCGGACGAATTCAACTGCCTCTTCTGCTTCTGCCCGCTCTACTTCCTCGACGACTGCGGCGGCAACTTCACGGTGCTTGAATCGGGCGTCAAGGATTGCACGGCCTGCATGGTCCCCCACACGCCCAAGGGGTATGACCACATCCTGACCCGGCTCAAGGAGCGATTCGACGCCATCAGAAAGAGCGCCGATGCAGGCCCGGACGCGGAGCAGAAAACGCGGGGGGAAGAGGCCGCGCGGGATGGCGTCAAGGGGCCCTGA
- a CDS encoding DUF4389 domain-containing protein encodes MTNDTVSTTVDRGAILKRFLVTLVCMIFFEVTGFIIQLAVLFQYGYLLIAKKRSEPLRRFTNSLSHYGYRLMRYNTLNDNARPFPFARFPEDAECEEPAKQVLFK; translated from the coding sequence ATGACGAACGACACGGTATCAACCACTGTGGACAGGGGAGCCATCCTCAAGCGGTTCCTGGTGACCCTGGTGTGCATGATCTTCTTCGAGGTGACCGGATTCATCATCCAGCTGGCCGTGCTCTTCCAGTATGGCTATCTGCTGATAGCCAAAAAACGCAGCGAGCCGTTGCGCCGGTTCACCAACTCGCTCTCTCATTACGGCTACCGGCTCATGCGCTACAACACCCTCAACGACAACGCCCGGCCCTTCCCCTTTGCCCGGTTCCCTGAAGACGCCGAGTGCGAGGAGCCCGCCAAGCAGGTCCTCTTCAAGTGA
- a CDS encoding FapA family protein, producing the protein MAEPRDAQFRFAMSEDGMKLGVSRYSPPQGGEGPSVALLKRQVAKAGVGLPVDEEAAREIISAIQRDEEIRRVVLVRGIEVQEPSHASLVALGNLEYPVFPGDRFARKHPPQHARDGETIDGRIIHPKKHFEPEDIEVTLGDNVGFDPLTNSYVSRAWGMARLKETTISVDPVTHISEDSVLIKATLHHRDFRGQPVTAARLEKELRDLGVVIDIDVARLEALLKQAQSLGRPLTDQTVVMGKLPAPGHDGWLEPLVSTRELAGTEDEAGRLNFRDRGTYPHVEPGQAIARLHHPTSGKGGIDIYGKTIPASSGRDLTVRRGENVEVLLDEITFTSTAKGVMVMEGTTLSVTDCLIINDNVDLATGNVTLEHGSVKILGSIHAGFSVAAPKHIIVAGSVESATVHAGGNIEVTGGILMPDGGSVRAEGTISAAYATNARISAGGDVIITNDITNSEIRAEGRLIGTRGKGHVQGGNIVTGKGMEVNELGSELGVRTTVAVQIGHDGDETLRAERKKLKDSIGKINDILGHDPARVILARTKPEKRAAVAEILRHRIALIKQRKAVSEELTQNALARQEELAGIRIRVHRLIHPGVVIIFGNKSVAVSKRTEGSTISLDARAGEIVFS; encoded by the coding sequence ATGGCAGAACCCCGCGACGCCCAATTCCGGTTCGCCATGTCCGAGGACGGCATGAAGCTCGGTGTCAGCCGCTACTCTCCGCCGCAGGGCGGGGAAGGCCCCTCTGTGGCGCTGCTCAAGCGGCAGGTGGCCAAGGCCGGGGTGGGCCTGCCAGTGGACGAGGAAGCGGCCAGGGAAATCATCAGCGCCATCCAGCGCGATGAGGAAATCCGCCGTGTGGTGCTGGTGCGCGGCATTGAGGTGCAGGAGCCTTCCCACGCCTCTCTCGTGGCCCTGGGCAACCTGGAATATCCGGTGTTTCCCGGCGACAGGTTCGCGCGCAAGCACCCGCCGCAGCATGCCCGCGACGGCGAGACCATCGACGGACGCATCATCCATCCCAAGAAACATTTCGAGCCAGAGGACATCGAGGTGACTCTGGGCGACAACGTGGGCTTCGATCCCCTGACCAACTCCTATGTGTCCCGCGCCTGGGGCATGGCCAGGCTCAAGGAAACCACCATCTCGGTGGACCCGGTGACGCACATTTCCGAAGACTCGGTCTTGATCAAGGCCACCCTGCACCACCGGGATTTCAGGGGCCAGCCCGTGACCGCCGCCCGGCTGGAAAAGGAACTGCGCGACCTCGGCGTGGTCATCGACATCGACGTGGCTCGGCTCGAAGCGCTGCTCAAGCAGGCGCAGTCCCTGGGACGCCCCCTGACGGACCAGACCGTGGTCATGGGCAAACTCCCGGCGCCAGGGCACGACGGCTGGCTGGAACCGCTGGTCTCCACGCGCGAACTGGCAGGCACAGAGGACGAGGCCGGGAGGCTCAACTTCCGCGACCGGGGCACCTACCCGCATGTGGAGCCGGGACAGGCCATCGCCCGGCTGCACCACCCCACTTCGGGCAAGGGCGGCATCGACATCTACGGCAAGACCATCCCGGCCAGCTCGGGCAGGGATCTGACAGTCCGCCGGGGCGAAAACGTGGAGGTGCTGCTGGACGAGATCACCTTCACCTCCACGGCCAAGGGCGTCATGGTCATGGAGGGAACCACCCTCTCGGTCACCGATTGCCTGATCATCAACGACAACGTGGACCTCGCCACAGGCAACGTCACCCTGGAGCATGGCTCGGTCAAGATCCTCGGCTCGATCCACGCCGGATTCTCGGTTGCCGCGCCCAAGCACATCATCGTGGCCGGGTCCGTGGAGAGCGCCACCGTGCATGCGGGCGGCAACATCGAGGTCACGGGCGGCATCCTCATGCCCGACGGCGGATCTGTCCGGGCCGAGGGCACCATCTCCGCCGCCTACGCCACCAATGCCCGCATCAGCGCCGGCGGCGATGTGATCATAACCAACGACATCACCAACTCGGAGATCAGGGCCGAGGGGCGCCTCATCGGCACCCGCGGCAAGGGCCACGTGCAGGGCGGCAACATCGTCACCGGCAAGGGCATGGAGGTCAACGAACTCGGCTCCGAGCTGGGGGTGCGCACCACGGTGGCCGTGCAGATCGGCCACGACGGCGATGAAACCCTGCGCGCCGAGCGCAAGAAGCTCAAGGACTCCATCGGCAAGATCAACGACATCCTGGGCCACGACCCGGCCAGGGTCATCCTGGCCCGCACCAAGCCCGAAAAGCGCGCCGCCGTGGCCGAGATCCTCAGGCACCGGATAGCGTTGATCAAGCAGCGCAAGGCCGTGTCCGAAGAGCTCACCCAGAACGCCCTGGCCCGGCAGGAGGAGCTGGCCGGCATCAGAATCAGGGTCCACCGGCTGATCCATCCCGGCGTGGTCATCATCTTCGGCAACAAGAGCGTTGCGGTCTCAAAAAGGACCGAAGGCTCTACCATATCCCTGGACGCCAGGGCCGGAGAGATCGTATTCTCCTAG